In a single window of the Coprothermobacter proteolyticus DSM 5265 genome:
- the mraZ gene encoding division/cell wall cluster transcriptional repressor MraZ: MGTMDVLTGEYEYTLDSKSRFLMPAEFRAYLGDPMYFVRGFENCIYVYSEEKWQKMAEDIRNLPWSSDAARWVKRIWFSSSLKVRTDPQGRVLIPQVYREHVLKSGKVVVLGCFDYVEIWDEERWRTEASEKIGLLSQFLQEANQ; this comes from the coding sequence ATGGGTACTATGGACGTACTTACAGGGGAGTATGAGTACACTTTGGACAGCAAGAGCCGTTTTTTGATGCCTGCTGAATTCAGGGCTTATTTGGGGGATCCAATGTATTTTGTTCGTGGTTTTGAAAACTGCATCTACGTGTACAGTGAGGAAAAGTGGCAGAAGATGGCTGAGGACATACGAAATCTTCCTTGGTCGTCCGATGCGGCTAGGTGGGTAAAGAGAATCTGGTTCAGCTCCTCGCTTAAGGTTAGAACGGATCCCCAAGGTCGCGTACTCATACCTCAGGTCTACAGAGAACATGTCTTGAAGTCGGGAAAAGTTGTAGTTTTGGGATGTTTTGACTACGTGGAAATATGGGACGAAGAACGCTGGAGGACGGAAGCCTCAGAAAAGATAGGCTTGTTAAGCCAGTTCCTTCAGGAGGCGAACCAATGA
- a CDS encoding glutamate ligase domain-containing protein: MLASQLAKIVNGQLVGDDFEFDHVAFSSNDCNPGTLFIALPGSKTHGAKFATQAMQNGASGLLTDVEPEASNYVLVTDAFEAVKKLGETLVRSYSGKIVVVLGASGKTTLKELARSLAPVRVWSSYGNRNTIISLVTDLFNERESALNAPYWILEFGIHDKKDADDFLQVFNPYAALFTSLGAEHLEFLENVDVAVRTNLKVGMAATKRFALVSDEYSVEDAILFGSPQTSAWFDISSFTCDGCTLGKLMCHGEEKDVVLPFWGKRSAQSVAGAAAFWVSEGFGLDELPWENLDTINIWGRQQLTRWGDLLIFFDAYNANPESMKEFLEVVSEVPYGKKGLVIGDMLELGEYSHYWHRKLAHWLKKSGIQYLILVGNEVKYTLRELEKVDGHAMYVEWYRDVETARSFFMIPEDIELLGLKGSRRIALEKLIQEVSEVEF, encoded by the coding sequence ATGTTGGCTTCTCAGTTAGCAAAAATAGTTAACGGGCAATTAGTGGGCGACGACTTTGAATTCGATCATGTTGCTTTCAGTAGTAATGACTGCAATCCTGGAACGCTCTTCATAGCACTGCCTGGTTCAAAGACTCATGGTGCTAAGTTTGCTACTCAAGCCATGCAAAATGGCGCCTCAGGATTATTAACTGATGTAGAGCCAGAGGCAAGTAACTATGTACTGGTGACGGACGCATTTGAAGCAGTAAAAAAATTAGGGGAAACTCTAGTTCGGAGCTACAGTGGCAAGATCGTAGTTGTTCTTGGGGCTAGCGGCAAAACCACATTAAAGGAGTTGGCTAGAAGCCTAGCACCTGTTAGGGTTTGGAGTAGCTACGGTAACAGAAATACCATCATTTCTCTGGTTACTGACCTTTTCAACGAGAGAGAAAGTGCTTTGAATGCGCCCTACTGGATACTGGAATTTGGCATTCACGACAAGAAAGACGCAGATGACTTCCTGCAGGTTTTCAATCCCTATGCGGCTTTGTTTACTTCATTAGGTGCTGAACATTTAGAGTTCCTTGAAAACGTGGATGTGGCGGTACGCACGAATTTGAAAGTGGGAATGGCAGCCACGAAGCGTTTTGCTCTTGTATCAGATGAATACTCTGTTGAAGATGCTATTCTATTCGGGTCACCTCAGACAAGCGCATGGTTTGACATTAGCAGTTTTACCTGTGATGGCTGTACACTGGGGAAGCTAATGTGCCATGGTGAAGAAAAAGACGTGGTGCTTCCATTTTGGGGAAAGCGTTCAGCGCAAAGCGTGGCGGGAGCAGCGGCTTTCTGGGTTTCTGAAGGATTTGGCTTGGATGAGCTACCCTGGGAAAACCTTGACACAATAAACATTTGGGGGCGGCAACAGCTTACCCGTTGGGGTGACTTATTGATCTTCTTTGATGCCTATAATGCAAATCCTGAAAGCATGAAAGAGTTCTTGGAAGTAGTTAGTGAAGTACCTTATGGTAAAAAAGGTTTAGTCATTGGTGATATGCTTGAGCTTGGCGAATACTCACATTACTGGCATCGAAAGCTTGCTCATTGGCTAAAGAAGTCTGGAATTCAGTACTTAATCTTGGTGGGTAATGAAGTGAAATATACATTGCGCGAACTAGAGAAAGTTGACGGACATGCCATGTACGTTGAATGGTACAGAGATGTCGAAACAGCGAGGTCTTTTTTCATGATTCCTGAGGATATTGAGCTCTTGGGTCTAAAGGGGTCGAGAAGAATAGCTTTGGAAAAACTCATTCAGGAGGTTTCCGAAGTTGAGTTCTGA
- the rsmH gene encoding 16S rRNA (cytosine(1402)-N(4))-methyltransferase RsmH: MTNYIEHKPVMAKQVAELLVSNEEGIYVDATAGSGGHLGLLANTYPEASFIGIDIDPEAVKFLTEKFAGVSNVRIIRGNYADLPDILHSMEIGQVDGILLDLGISMHQALSAQRGFSIKNPGPLDMRFSIDQKVTAYELVNSLSEEQLADIIYRYGEERRARKIAKAVVEARKVKPLETTDELADLVARTVGYRGRIHPATRVFQALRIATNRELDNLQVALPRIFQVLKEGGRLAVISYHSLEDRIVKQFFKTWEEEGKGLRLTKKVVKPSLEEINENPSSRSAKLRVFKKGVGGNEN, translated from the coding sequence ATGACTAACTACATAGAGCACAAACCTGTCATGGCTAAGCAGGTCGCTGAGCTACTTGTTAGTAACGAAGAGGGCATTTACGTTGATGCAACTGCCGGTTCTGGCGGGCACCTAGGCCTTTTAGCGAATACTTATCCAGAGGCATCCTTTATCGGTATAGACATTGATCCTGAAGCGGTGAAGTTTCTTACTGAGAAGTTCGCAGGCGTGAGTAACGTAAGAATAATACGTGGAAACTACGCAGATCTACCAGACATACTTCATTCCATGGAGATTGGTCAAGTCGACGGTATACTGTTGGATTTAGGTATCTCTATGCATCAAGCACTGTCTGCCCAGCGGGGTTTTAGCATAAAGAATCCTGGCCCGTTGGACATGCGGTTTAGCATTGATCAAAAAGTAACTGCTTATGAGTTGGTTAACAGCCTAAGCGAAGAGCAGCTGGCAGACATCATTTATCGATATGGTGAAGAGAGAAGAGCAAGAAAGATCGCTAAGGCGGTGGTCGAAGCTCGCAAGGTAAAACCACTGGAAACCACTGATGAACTGGCTGATCTTGTGGCCCGGACTGTTGGTTACAGGGGAAGAATACATCCTGCCACACGGGTTTTTCAAGCTTTAAGAATCGCCACCAATCGAGAACTGGACAACTTGCAAGTAGCATTACCTCGGATTTTCCAGGTGCTAAAAGAGGGTGGAAGGCTTGCTGTAATTTCATACCACTCTTTGGAAGATCGCATCGTGAAGCAGTTCTTCAAAACGTGGGAAGAAGAGGGCAAAGGCTTGCGTCTGACAAAGAAAGTGGTAAAGCCTTCTCTAGAAGAAATTAATGAGAATCCCAGCAGCAGAAGTGCAAAATTGAGGGTTTTCAAGAAAGGGGTTGGGGGAAATGAAAACTAA
- a CDS encoding MraY family glycosyltransferase, with product MSSEFVLFFGFSVILGYFVFWSCLHLGLRWGFYPKRIREFYDDQWKAHVPLSGGLGFLLIGLLLYLRFRHPALLIALLSGLVGLADDVTKTLRQGHGMKARYKILLLVLVSLCFFSFGYGATRVAWSFIVLLATTSATNFTDGADGLLGSVLVPVFLVLPQSGVTGALLGSLISYLFFNASPARLFMGDTGSLFFGGFLASFMLLRGQEWWLILLCLIGVIEVASVVMQVVYFRLTGGKRIFRMTPIHHHFQKLGWSDPRIVTLFTGMQAVACTLCWVGWNWPW from the coding sequence TTGAGTTCTGAGTTTGTACTTTTTTTTGGTTTTAGCGTCATACTTGGTTACTTTGTATTCTGGAGTTGCCTGCATCTTGGACTGCGTTGGGGATTTTATCCGAAGCGAATAAGAGAGTTTTATGATGATCAGTGGAAAGCACATGTGCCGCTGAGTGGCGGCCTGGGTTTTTTACTAATTGGTTTGCTACTTTACCTACGCTTTCGTCATCCTGCTTTGCTAATCGCACTGCTATCAGGGTTGGTAGGCCTTGCTGACGATGTGACAAAAACTCTACGTCAAGGACATGGCATGAAGGCTCGCTATAAGATTCTGTTACTTGTGTTGGTTTCACTGTGCTTTTTTTCTTTTGGCTATGGTGCAACAAGAGTGGCTTGGAGTTTCATTGTACTGTTGGCGACGACTTCAGCTACTAACTTTACCGATGGAGCAGATGGCCTCCTTGGTAGTGTTTTAGTTCCCGTTTTTTTGGTTCTACCCCAGAGTGGGGTTACGGGTGCTTTGTTGGGATCTTTAATTTCTTACTTGTTTTTTAATGCTTCCCCAGCAAGACTTTTTATGGGAGACACTGGTTCGCTTTTTTTTGGTGGTTTTTTGGCTTCGTTTATGCTTTTGCGAGGACAGGAATGGTGGCTTATACTCTTGTGCCTCATTGGTGTAATAGAGGTAGCTTCAGTGGTAATGCAGGTTGTCTATTTTAGACTAACGGGCGGTAAGCGCATATTCAGAATGACCCCAATACATCATCATTTCCAAAAACTAGGCTGGAGCGATCCACGTATTGTAACCTTGTTTACAGGTATGCAAGCTGTTGCGTGCACATTGTGTTGGGTGGGGTGGAACTGGCCATGGTAA
- a CDS encoding FtsW/RodA/SpoVE family cell cycle protein — MTRFLRALFGFALIIVVFMIGLLTWQPGSVAYKDVVLYVVVIGAAYWLSYVFFFLLGKGELLSSLQWVVSVVLFVTLVLTLYVGETRYGSKRWLNGVQVSEFSKLLLLPGLFKSSGTYLLVGLISAFLVILEPDLGTGLIIAASVIIGSLVKMLKGRNTNMIWTVIIAAIVVLPVVFSYSLELRQGVVARIAEMPTFHEHWEDRFQNWADPLRDPFGESYQTLSALNSLGQSAGFGKGIGMLTTLPVSWADYAFAELVRKFGLLSGLLVLMLLGLLVQLILNWGGRSKYYVAAVLMLHVIVNLYTVANVLPATGIPLPFVGRALQNSVVLSALTGAALGEAT, encoded by the coding sequence ATGACAAGGTTTTTGCGCGCACTGTTCGGTTTTGCACTCATAATCGTTGTTTTCATGATAGGGTTATTAACTTGGCAGCCTGGCAGTGTGGCGTACAAGGATGTAGTTTTGTACGTTGTAGTAATTGGCGCTGCTTATTGGCTTTCATATGTCTTTTTTTTCCTTCTTGGGAAGGGAGAGCTGCTGAGTAGCTTACAGTGGGTGGTAAGTGTTGTTCTGTTTGTTACACTTGTGCTTACTCTTTATGTTGGAGAGACGCGATACGGTTCCAAGAGATGGCTTAACGGTGTACAGGTTTCTGAGTTTTCAAAATTGCTCCTTTTACCAGGTTTGTTTAAAAGTTCTGGAACGTATTTGCTGGTTGGGCTAATAAGTGCATTTTTGGTCATTTTGGAGCCTGATTTGGGTACTGGATTGATCATTGCGGCATCAGTTATTATTGGTTCACTTGTCAAGATGCTAAAAGGGAGAAATACGAACATGATCTGGACTGTTATCATAGCAGCTATTGTTGTTTTGCCTGTTGTTTTCTCTTACTCGTTGGAGCTGCGGCAGGGTGTGGTTGCTAGAATAGCTGAAATGCCAACGTTCCACGAGCACTGGGAAGATCGATTTCAAAACTGGGCAGATCCACTCAGGGATCCATTTGGAGAAAGTTATCAGACTCTGTCGGCTTTGAATTCTCTAGGACAATCTGCTGGATTTGGTAAAGGTATAGGGATGTTGACTACATTACCTGTGTCTTGGGCAGATTATGCTTTTGCTGAGCTTGTTAGAAAATTCGGATTGCTTTCTGGCCTGTTGGTTCTGATGTTACTGGGCCTTTTGGTTCAGCTCATCCTTAATTGGGGCGGTCGGAGTAAATACTACGTTGCTGCAGTGCTCATGCTGCATGTGATTGTTAATCTTTACACGGTGGCAAATGTGCTTCCTGCTACTGGTATTCCTTTGCCTTTTGTTGGCAGAGCACTTCAGAACTCTGTAGTACTGTCGGCTCTTACGGGAGCAGCTTTGGGAGAGGCAACTTAA
- a CDS encoding 6-phosphofructokinase, with protein MKRIAILTAGADAPGANAAIRSIVRSAYHMDMEVLGVRGGFAGLLSDDVIILTSKSVSGILPRGGTILGTSRTRIDEAQVQTIREVMDRYRITVLAVLGDRETMASCDLLTQHDVPVLALPLTIDNDINGTDETIGFDTAVTTIAEALDKLHTTAEAHHRVMVVETMGGATGWLALYGGIAGGADFIVIPEVTVEKDKIVNHIYRRRESGRGFSIVVIAEGAKLPWLSNTEGGVGHALAQEIQDATGMETRITVLGHQQRGGSPTVQDRLLATRMGMELVNAVKQGITGKMVALTGGKFELVNFDLAAQVKMADKELYNLAELFY; from the coding sequence GTGAAGCGTATTGCTATTTTGACTGCGGGCGCAGACGCACCAGGCGCCAATGCAGCTATCAGGAGTATTGTGAGAAGTGCGTATCACATGGACATGGAAGTTTTGGGCGTAAGGGGCGGTTTTGCCGGTCTTCTAAGTGACGACGTGATCATACTAACATCAAAATCCGTCTCTGGTATTTTGCCTAGGGGTGGAACCATACTTGGCACGTCCAGAACACGCATTGATGAAGCTCAAGTTCAAACAATAAGGGAAGTCATGGATCGGTATCGTATTACCGTTCTCGCTGTTCTCGGAGACAGAGAGACAATGGCATCCTGTGATCTACTCACGCAACACGACGTTCCTGTTTTGGCTTTACCTCTTACCATCGATAATGACATTAATGGCACCGACGAAACCATTGGTTTTGATACGGCTGTGACAACAATTGCTGAGGCACTCGATAAGTTACACACTACCGCAGAAGCACATCACCGTGTCATGGTCGTAGAAACCATGGGAGGCGCAACTGGTTGGCTGGCACTTTACGGTGGCATTGCAGGAGGCGCCGACTTCATAGTAATTCCAGAAGTAACAGTGGAAAAAGATAAGATCGTGAACCATATCTACAGGAGAAGGGAATCAGGGAGAGGCTTCTCCATCGTTGTCATTGCTGAAGGAGCAAAACTGCCATGGCTTTCCAACACTGAAGGTGGCGTTGGACACGCTTTAGCGCAGGAAATACAAGATGCCACAGGCATGGAAACACGTATAACCGTTCTTGGACATCAGCAAAGAGGAGGCAGCCCAACTGTGCAGGATCGACTACTAGCTACACGAATGGGCATGGAACTAGTTAACGCTGTTAAACAAGGCATTACAGGAAAAATGGTGGCACTCACAGGTGGTAAGTTCGAGTTAGTTAACTTTGACCTCGCGGCTCAAGTAAAAATGGCCGACAAGGAATTGTACAACCTGGCAGAACTTTTCTATTAA
- the murD gene encoding UDP-N-acetylmuramoyl-L-alanine--D-glutamate ligase, with translation MVNIKPGFSQELMGKNVLILGYGVSGQSAELFISQRGGKVFIYDEKPIKPKLGCAVSDVLNEHFDFCVTSPGFSLDHPVLRSLKDRGVPVVGELELSFDASRWNYWIAVTGTNGKTTTTSFIGHLLRTAGFNVVVGGNIGVPVTSFLNEPISETIIVAEVSSFQLETVHTFRPQVAVFLNLTPDHLDRHGSMENYFQTKARIFKLQQPQDLGVLNAEDRWASSLIGSLKSRTLAFGIEKGDVHWSEGFLNVLGTTVASVSDVKLRGRHNLANIAAGVAACYHLLPDGFDFGSAISQFCAPEHRIEFVRSVGGVSFYDDSKATNPDSTIVALEAFQEPVVVILGGRNKGMDFAALAEFIKRKSTVKWAVVMGEAKESIKESLLANGFENISEADSLEEAVHLAYEIAAPGDVVLLSPACASFDMFKNFEERGDRFKEIVRKL, from the coding sequence ATGGTAAATATTAAACCTGGTTTCTCTCAGGAACTTATGGGCAAGAACGTGCTCATTCTGGGTTACGGTGTATCTGGTCAAAGTGCGGAGCTGTTTATTTCACAGCGTGGTGGAAAAGTGTTTATTTACGATGAGAAACCCATAAAGCCGAAATTGGGTTGCGCTGTTAGTGATGTTCTAAATGAGCACTTCGACTTTTGCGTAACCTCACCTGGCTTTTCATTGGATCATCCAGTACTTAGGAGTTTAAAAGACCGAGGAGTTCCTGTGGTAGGCGAGTTGGAACTATCGTTTGACGCAAGCCGCTGGAACTACTGGATAGCGGTCACGGGAACGAATGGAAAGACTACCACCACGTCCTTTATTGGCCATCTACTGAGGACAGCGGGGTTCAACGTCGTAGTTGGTGGGAATATTGGCGTTCCCGTAACCTCGTTTCTAAATGAACCCATAAGTGAGACGATTATCGTTGCTGAAGTCAGTTCGTTCCAATTAGAAACTGTGCATACTTTCAGGCCACAGGTAGCAGTTTTTTTAAATCTCACACCAGATCACTTGGACAGACACGGCAGTATGGAAAACTACTTTCAAACTAAAGCTAGAATATTCAAATTACAACAGCCTCAGGATTTAGGAGTACTGAATGCAGAAGACAGATGGGCAAGTTCTCTAATAGGAAGCCTTAAAAGCCGTACTTTGGCTTTCGGTATCGAAAAAGGCGATGTGCACTGGTCTGAGGGTTTCCTGAATGTATTGGGCACAACTGTTGCTAGTGTCTCTGATGTGAAGCTAAGGGGTCGACATAATTTAGCAAACATAGCGGCAGGTGTAGCTGCTTGTTACCACTTGTTACCTGATGGTTTCGACTTTGGAAGTGCCATTTCGCAATTTTGTGCACCAGAACATCGTATTGAGTTCGTGCGTTCGGTGGGCGGTGTGAGTTTTTACGACGATTCGAAAGCTACAAACCCTGATTCCACCATTGTGGCGTTGGAAGCCTTTCAAGAGCCGGTGGTAGTTATTTTAGGCGGCAGGAATAAGGGTATGGATTTTGCGGCTTTGGCAGAGTTCATAAAGCGAAAGTCCACGGTCAAGTGGGCTGTAGTTATGGGTGAAGCCAAAGAATCCATAAAGGAGTCTCTGCTGGCAAATGGTTTCGAAAACATAAGCGAAGCTGATAGTTTGGAAGAAGCAGTGCATTTGGCTTATGAGATTGCTGCTCCTGGCGATGTGGTTTTGCTATCACCTGCTTGCGCATCTTTTGACATGTTTAAGAATTTTGAAGAGCGTGGTGACCGGTTTAAGGAGATCGTAAGAAAGCTATGA